From Coturnix japonica isolate 7356 chromosome 3, Coturnix japonica 2.1, whole genome shotgun sequence, the proteins below share one genomic window:
- the SESN1 gene encoding sestrin-1 isoform X5, translating into MMHTLFADSFATLGRLDNVTLVMVFHPQYLESFLKTQHYLLQMDGPLPLHYRHYIGIMAAARHQCSYLVNLHVNDFLHVGGDPKWLNGLENAPQKLQNLGELNKMLAHRPWLITKEHIEQLLKTEENSWSLAELIHAVVLLTHYHSLASFTFGCGISPEIDCEGGHTFRPPSVSNYCLCDITNGYHGVDDIHASPAASIPTTESVCEVEALMEKMKQLQECRDEEEASQEEMATRFEREKRESMLVCSSEDEESAPTRDVSRHFEDTSYGYKDFSRHGMHVPTFRAQDYSWEDHGYSLVNRLYPDVGQLLDEKFHIAYNLTYNTMAMHKDVDTSMLRRAIWNYIHCMFGIRYDDYDYGEINQLLDRSFKVYIKTVVCTPEKTTKRMYDSFWRQFEHSEKGQTTLPPLPLLTTPSAPQVHVNLLLVEARMQAELLYALRAITRYMT; encoded by the exons ATGATGCACACGCTGTTTGCAGACTCTTTCGCTACGCTGGGCCGACTGGACAACGTTACCTTGGTGATGGTTTTCCACCCACAGTATCTggaaagctttctgaaaactCAGCACTATCTGCTGCAGATGGACGGCCCGCTCCCTCTTCATTACCGGCACTACATCGGGATCATG GCTGCAGCCAGACATCAGTGCTCTTACCTTGTTAACCTCCACGTGAATGACTTCCTGCATGTTGGTGGAGACCCAAAATGGTTGAATGGCCTGGAAAATGCACCGCAAAAACTGCAAAATTTGGGagaactgaacaaaatgttGGCTCACCGACCCTGGCTTATCACCAAGGAGCATATTGAG caacttctgaagacagaagagaacAGCTGGTCCCTGGCAGAGCTGATCCACGCTGTTGTTCTGCTGACACACTACCACTCCCTTGCTTCCTTCACGTTTGGCTGCGGAATCAGCCCAGAGATCGACTGCGAAGGCGGTCACACCTTCAGGCCACCTTCTGTCAGCAACTACTGCTTGTGTGATATCACAAATGGCTACCACGGGGTGGATGACATTCATGCCAGCCCGGCTGCAAGTATTCCG ACTACAGAGTCGGTCTGTGAAGTTGAAGCTCTtatggagaaaatgaagcaacTGCAGGAGTGCAGAGATGAAGAGGAAGCCAGCCAGGAGGAGATGGCTACACgttttgaaagagagaagagagaaagcatgTTGGTGTGTTCTTCAG AAGATGAAGAATCGGCGCCAACAAGAGATGTGTCTCGTCACTTTGAGGACACCAGCTATGGTTACAAGGACTTCTCCAGACACGGGATGCACGTGCCCACCTTTCGAGCTCAG GATTACTCTTGGGAAGACCACGGCTATTCCTTGGTTAATCGTCTTTACCCAGACGTGGGACAGCTACTTGATGAGAAGTTTCACATTGCTTATAATCTGACTTACAACACAATGGCCATGCACAAAGACGTGGATACCTCAATGCTAAGACGAGCTATTTGGAACTACATTCATTGTATGTTTGGAATAAG ATACGATGATTACGACTATGGTGAAATTAATCAGTTGTTGGACCGCAGCTTTAAAGTTTATATCAAGACTGTGGTTTGCACTCCCGAAAAGACCACAAAAAGAATGTATGATAGCTTCTGGAGGCAGTTTGAACACTCTGAGAAG GGGCAAACGACCTTACCACCTCTTCCTTTGCTAACAACCCCCTCCGCTCCACAG gtCCATGTAAATTTGCTTCTGGTAGAAGCTCGGATGCAAGCCGAACTACTTTATGCTCTGAGAGCTATTACTCGCTATATGACCTGA
- the SESN1 gene encoding sestrin-1 isoform X4 translates to MRLGRSGPQQQELGIRIPRPLGHGPSRFIPEKETVQVGSEDAMMHTLFADSFATLGRLDNVTLVMVFHPQYLESFLKTQHYLLQMDGPLPLHYRHYIGIMAAARHQCSYLVNLHVNDFLHVGGDPKWLNGLENAPQKLQNLGELNKMLAHRPWLITKEHIEQLLKTEENSWSLAELIHAVVLLTHYHSLASFTFGCGISPEIDCEGGHTFRPPSVSNYCLCDITNGYHGVDDIHASPAASIPTTESVCEVEALMEKMKQLQECRDEEEASQEEMATRFEREKRESMLVCSSEDEESAPTRDVSRHFEDTSYGYKDFSRHGMHVPTFRAQDYSWEDHGYSLVNRLYPDVGQLLDEKFHIAYNLTYNTMAMHKDVDTSMLRRAIWNYIHCMFGIRYDDYDYGEINQLLDRSFKVYIKTVVCTPEKTTKRMYDSFWRQFEHSEKGQTTLPPLPLLTTPSAPQVHVNLLLVEARMQAELLYALRAITRYMT, encoded by the exons gaaCTCGGCATAAGAATTCCTAGACCACTGGGACACGGACCAAGCAGATTCATCCCAGAGAAGGAG ACCGTTCAAGTGGGAAGCGAAGACGCCATGATGCACACGCTGTTTGCAGACTCTTTCGCTACGCTGGGCCGACTGGACAACGTTACCTTGGTGATGGTTTTCCACCCACAGTATCTggaaagctttctgaaaactCAGCACTATCTGCTGCAGATGGACGGCCCGCTCCCTCTTCATTACCGGCACTACATCGGGATCATG GCTGCAGCCAGACATCAGTGCTCTTACCTTGTTAACCTCCACGTGAATGACTTCCTGCATGTTGGTGGAGACCCAAAATGGTTGAATGGCCTGGAAAATGCACCGCAAAAACTGCAAAATTTGGGagaactgaacaaaatgttGGCTCACCGACCCTGGCTTATCACCAAGGAGCATATTGAG caacttctgaagacagaagagaacAGCTGGTCCCTGGCAGAGCTGATCCACGCTGTTGTTCTGCTGACACACTACCACTCCCTTGCTTCCTTCACGTTTGGCTGCGGAATCAGCCCAGAGATCGACTGCGAAGGCGGTCACACCTTCAGGCCACCTTCTGTCAGCAACTACTGCTTGTGTGATATCACAAATGGCTACCACGGGGTGGATGACATTCATGCCAGCCCGGCTGCAAGTATTCCG ACTACAGAGTCGGTCTGTGAAGTTGAAGCTCTtatggagaaaatgaagcaacTGCAGGAGTGCAGAGATGAAGAGGAAGCCAGCCAGGAGGAGATGGCTACACgttttgaaagagagaagagagaaagcatgTTGGTGTGTTCTTCAG AAGATGAAGAATCGGCGCCAACAAGAGATGTGTCTCGTCACTTTGAGGACACCAGCTATGGTTACAAGGACTTCTCCAGACACGGGATGCACGTGCCCACCTTTCGAGCTCAG GATTACTCTTGGGAAGACCACGGCTATTCCTTGGTTAATCGTCTTTACCCAGACGTGGGACAGCTACTTGATGAGAAGTTTCACATTGCTTATAATCTGACTTACAACACAATGGCCATGCACAAAGACGTGGATACCTCAATGCTAAGACGAGCTATTTGGAACTACATTCATTGTATGTTTGGAATAAG ATACGATGATTACGACTATGGTGAAATTAATCAGTTGTTGGACCGCAGCTTTAAAGTTTATATCAAGACTGTGGTTTGCACTCCCGAAAAGACCACAAAAAGAATGTATGATAGCTTCTGGAGGCAGTTTGAACACTCTGAGAAG GGGCAAACGACCTTACCACCTCTTCCTTTGCTAACAACCCCCTCCGCTCCACAG gtCCATGTAAATTTGCTTCTGGTAGAAGCTCGGATGCAAGCCGAACTACTTTATGCTCTGAGAGCTATTACTCGCTATATGACCTGA
- the SESN1 gene encoding sestrin-1 isoform X3 gives MKEGILIQESTNPLSGETGKEAAAIKTELGIRIPRPLGHGPSRFIPEKETVQVGSEDAMMHTLFADSFATLGRLDNVTLVMVFHPQYLESFLKTQHYLLQMDGPLPLHYRHYIGIMAAARHQCSYLVNLHVNDFLHVGGDPKWLNGLENAPQKLQNLGELNKMLAHRPWLITKEHIEQLLKTEENSWSLAELIHAVVLLTHYHSLASFTFGCGISPEIDCEGGHTFRPPSVSNYCLCDITNGYHGVDDIHASPAASIPTTESVCEVEALMEKMKQLQECRDEEEASQEEMATRFEREKRESMLVCSSEDEESAPTRDVSRHFEDTSYGYKDFSRHGMHVPTFRAQDYSWEDHGYSLVNRLYPDVGQLLDEKFHIAYNLTYNTMAMHKDVDTSMLRRAIWNYIHCMFGIRYDDYDYGEINQLLDRSFKVYIKTVVCTPEKTTKRMYDSFWRQFEHSEKGQTTLPPLPLLTTPSAPQVHVNLLLVEARMQAELLYALRAITRYMT, from the exons gaaCTCGGCATAAGAATTCCTAGACCACTGGGACACGGACCAAGCAGATTCATCCCAGAGAAGGAG ACCGTTCAAGTGGGAAGCGAAGACGCCATGATGCACACGCTGTTTGCAGACTCTTTCGCTACGCTGGGCCGACTGGACAACGTTACCTTGGTGATGGTTTTCCACCCACAGTATCTggaaagctttctgaaaactCAGCACTATCTGCTGCAGATGGACGGCCCGCTCCCTCTTCATTACCGGCACTACATCGGGATCATG GCTGCAGCCAGACATCAGTGCTCTTACCTTGTTAACCTCCACGTGAATGACTTCCTGCATGTTGGTGGAGACCCAAAATGGTTGAATGGCCTGGAAAATGCACCGCAAAAACTGCAAAATTTGGGagaactgaacaaaatgttGGCTCACCGACCCTGGCTTATCACCAAGGAGCATATTGAG caacttctgaagacagaagagaacAGCTGGTCCCTGGCAGAGCTGATCCACGCTGTTGTTCTGCTGACACACTACCACTCCCTTGCTTCCTTCACGTTTGGCTGCGGAATCAGCCCAGAGATCGACTGCGAAGGCGGTCACACCTTCAGGCCACCTTCTGTCAGCAACTACTGCTTGTGTGATATCACAAATGGCTACCACGGGGTGGATGACATTCATGCCAGCCCGGCTGCAAGTATTCCG ACTACAGAGTCGGTCTGTGAAGTTGAAGCTCTtatggagaaaatgaagcaacTGCAGGAGTGCAGAGATGAAGAGGAAGCCAGCCAGGAGGAGATGGCTACACgttttgaaagagagaagagagaaagcatgTTGGTGTGTTCTTCAG AAGATGAAGAATCGGCGCCAACAAGAGATGTGTCTCGTCACTTTGAGGACACCAGCTATGGTTACAAGGACTTCTCCAGACACGGGATGCACGTGCCCACCTTTCGAGCTCAG GATTACTCTTGGGAAGACCACGGCTATTCCTTGGTTAATCGTCTTTACCCAGACGTGGGACAGCTACTTGATGAGAAGTTTCACATTGCTTATAATCTGACTTACAACACAATGGCCATGCACAAAGACGTGGATACCTCAATGCTAAGACGAGCTATTTGGAACTACATTCATTGTATGTTTGGAATAAG ATACGATGATTACGACTATGGTGAAATTAATCAGTTGTTGGACCGCAGCTTTAAAGTTTATATCAAGACTGTGGTTTGCACTCCCGAAAAGACCACAAAAAGAATGTATGATAGCTTCTGGAGGCAGTTTGAACACTCTGAGAAG GGGCAAACGACCTTACCACCTCTTCCTTTGCTAACAACCCCCTCCGCTCCACAG gtCCATGTAAATTTGCTTCTGGTAGAAGCTCGGATGCAAGCCGAACTACTTTATGCTCTGAGAGCTATTACTCGCTATATGACCTGA